In Candidatus Cohnella colombiensis, one DNA window encodes the following:
- a CDS encoding glycosyltransferase, with translation MRVAFYNHTAVVSGAEISMLLTANHLTIAEPILFSPEGELTDRARALGMQVIPIQGYRARKSRNPFLLARDIFGMVAEGYRFARTIRKHSIDLIHANSLRAGMMAALFGWLHRRPLIWHIRDIPPQGMMGAIISRLATRTVKAIIGISMPVVQAFHLKSLSDRLHLVHNGVELRYFSPQEKQHWRRELRSEWDIPMESKLNLIIGQIAPWKRQEDAIHATHLLVQQGHDAYLCVVGEPKFGAACNEYRDKLYSLVKKWELEDRVRFLGHRNDVMEICCAADLLFLCSDQEPFGRVIIEAMSQSLPVIATRAGGVPEIITHVDDGMLYEVGDTNQLRELAAMLYEDHILMQSIGERAERRVHEAFSIQHTVSRVEQVYRTIMNQQALEVPVRAGGQSYEQ, from the coding sequence ATGAGAGTAGCCTTTTATAATCATACAGCGGTAGTCAGTGGGGCGGAGATTAGTATGCTCTTAACGGCAAACCACCTGACAATAGCAGAACCGATTCTCTTCTCGCCAGAAGGAGAACTAACGGATCGTGCTCGCGCATTAGGGATGCAGGTTATACCCATCCAGGGATATCGTGCTAGAAAGTCACGCAACCCGTTCCTTCTTGCAAGAGACATATTCGGAATGGTTGCAGAGGGCTATCGCTTCGCCCGAACGATTCGCAAGCATTCGATTGATCTCATTCATGCGAATTCTCTCCGCGCAGGTATGATGGCCGCATTGTTCGGATGGTTACATCGACGTCCTTTGATCTGGCACATTCGAGACATTCCTCCGCAGGGGATGATGGGAGCAATCATTTCACGCTTAGCGACTCGTACAGTTAAAGCGATAATTGGCATTTCGATGCCGGTCGTTCAAGCGTTTCACCTGAAGAGCTTATCAGATCGTTTACATCTCGTTCATAACGGGGTAGAGCTTCGTTACTTTTCGCCTCAAGAGAAGCAGCATTGGAGACGTGAGCTCAGATCGGAATGGGACATTCCGATGGAAAGCAAGCTGAATCTTATCATCGGGCAAATTGCCCCATGGAAACGCCAAGAAGATGCCATTCATGCAACGCATCTACTGGTACAACAAGGACATGATGCCTATTTATGCGTCGTTGGAGAACCGAAGTTTGGCGCAGCCTGTAATGAATACCGCGACAAGCTGTACAGTTTAGTAAAGAAGTGGGAGCTTGAAGATCGCGTTCGGTTCTTAGGTCATCGTAACGATGTGATGGAGATCTGCTGTGCAGCGGATCTTCTTTTTTTATGCTCAGATCAGGAGCCATTCGGTCGAGTCATCATCGAAGCGATGTCTCAATCACTCCCTGTCATTGCAACAAGAGCGGGCGGTGTGCCTGAAATCATTACACATGTTGATGATGGCATGCTGTATGAGGTTGGAGATACGAACCAACTGCGAGAGCTTGCAGCGATGCTCTATGAGGACCACATTCTTATGCAAAGTATAGGAGAACGGGCAGAGCGACGGGTTCATGAAGCTTTCTCAATCCAGCATACGGTGAGTCGGGTAGAGCAAGTCTATCGAACGATTATGAATCAACAAGCTCTAGAAGTACCGGTGCGAGCAGGAGGGCAATCGTATGAACAGTAA
- a CDS encoding glycosyltransferase family 4 protein, which produces MKLCIVTHKLLKGDGQARVNYEIVSDMLQRGHEVTVCASSVAPELLARSNLIWRKVPVKGWPTQLLKNQVFAVLSTFQLLRLRQHYDVLMVNGFITWLKSDINAVHFVHSSWIKSPAHPFKLKKNLFGWYQLSFTLLNSLLERVAFARTSQLVPVSHKVKNEIQAVTARGNPNVIMNGVDVTEFHPDQNVSRERWELPENVPLALFAGDIKSSRKNLDSVLKAMQDVKELHLAVAGETQGSPYVKLAEQLGLSERVHFLGFRKDLSELMKCVDFFVFPSRYEACTLVVIEALASGLPVITTYESGVSELIEMEAGFILHHPEDVAGLATAMKRLATNAELRSVQGKKAREVAERHSWSTVAAAYMQLFEKVSAEKKRGSYGAI; this is translated from the coding sequence ATGAAGCTTTGCATCGTTACACATAAGCTGCTCAAAGGCGACGGTCAAGCGAGAGTCAATTACGAGATCGTAAGCGATATGCTTCAGCGTGGGCATGAAGTTACGGTATGCGCTAGTAGCGTTGCTCCAGAATTACTCGCGAGGTCTAATCTCATATGGAGGAAAGTACCCGTAAAGGGCTGGCCAACACAGCTATTAAAAAATCAAGTGTTCGCCGTTCTAAGCACGTTTCAGCTGTTAAGGTTACGACAACATTACGATGTGTTAATGGTGAATGGATTCATTACTTGGCTCAAGAGTGATATTAATGCGGTTCATTTTGTACATAGCTCTTGGATAAAGTCACCCGCCCATCCTTTTAAATTAAAGAAAAATTTGTTTGGTTGGTACCAGCTTTCTTTTACTTTATTGAATTCTTTGTTGGAAAGAGTCGCCTTCGCTCGTACGAGTCAATTGGTCCCCGTATCACACAAAGTGAAGAATGAAATTCAGGCGGTCACAGCACGCGGTAATCCAAATGTCATTATGAACGGGGTAGATGTTACCGAGTTTCATCCTGATCAGAACGTGAGTCGTGAACGATGGGAGCTGCCTGAAAATGTACCTCTAGCACTCTTCGCTGGCGACATCAAATCTTCTCGCAAAAATTTGGACAGTGTTCTTAAAGCGATGCAGGATGTTAAAGAGTTACACTTGGCTGTTGCTGGTGAGACGCAGGGAAGTCCTTATGTGAAGCTTGCGGAGCAATTAGGATTGAGTGAGCGCGTACACTTTCTAGGCTTTCGAAAGGATCTTTCTGAGCTAATGAAATGTGTCGACTTCTTCGTCTTCCCATCGAGGTATGAAGCATGCACATTGGTTGTGATAGAAGCATTAGCATCAGGTCTACCTGTTATTACAACCTATGAATCAGGTGTGTCTGAATTAATTGAGATGGAAGCAGGGTTCATCCTACATCATCCTGAGGATGTTGCAGGATTAGCTACTGCGATGAAACGGTTAGCAACGAATGCTGAACTGCGAAGCGTACAGGGCAAGAAGGCAAGAGAAGTTGCGGAGCGCCATAGCTGGAGCACTGTCGCAGCAGCCTATATGCAGCTGTTTGAGAAGGTGAGTGCAGAGAAGAAGAGGGGATCATATGGAGCAATTTGA
- a CDS encoding glycosyltransferase gives MEQFDVLAFATQGNNGDDERRLQQLLSRVRTSFFPIERVKKRQTFWALLRYIVRERPKLVVMEGTGLFGGLALLIGSRFGKVPYVISSGDAVGPYIASKHPMLGPLFHWYERRLYRNAIGFIGWSPYLTGRALTYGTKFAMTAPGWAPSALTDAQHDEARADIRTQYGIPNEQIVIGIVGSLNWNKRVGYCYGYELVKAVLSVKRQDITVLIVGDGDGKSKLEQLAMQAGANRVIFTGRVLREEVPKYMSAMDLASLPQSIDQVGSFRYTTKVSEYLAAALPIVMGKTPMSYDLNGDWIYRIQGNKPWEPAYIAALGELLEQITLEDIQQRRHKVPKHSPVFNKEVQIHNVSDFIQDILLEVKR, from the coding sequence ATGGAGCAATTTGATGTGCTAGCCTTCGCTACACAAGGTAACAATGGCGACGATGAACGACGATTGCAGCAACTATTATCGCGTGTTCGTACATCCTTCTTTCCGATTGAGCGGGTGAAGAAGCGTCAAACCTTTTGGGCTTTACTGCGCTATATCGTCCGTGAAAGACCGAAGCTTGTTGTGATGGAGGGGACAGGGCTTTTCGGGGGGCTTGCGTTACTCATCGGAAGTAGATTTGGAAAAGTACCTTATGTCATTAGCAGCGGAGATGCTGTAGGGCCTTACATTGCGAGCAAACATCCGATGCTCGGCCCGCTCTTCCACTGGTATGAAAGACGACTGTACCGCAATGCAATTGGCTTCATCGGCTGGTCGCCTTACCTTACAGGACGCGCATTAACTTATGGTACGAAGTTCGCGATGACTGCGCCGGGTTGGGCACCTTCAGCACTTACTGACGCGCAACATGATGAAGCGAGAGCAGACATTCGTACGCAATACGGCATACCGAACGAACAAATCGTAATCGGCATCGTCGGCTCGCTCAATTGGAACAAGCGTGTGGGTTATTGCTACGGATATGAGTTAGTGAAAGCGGTACTGTCTGTGAAGCGTCAAGATATTACTGTGCTGATCGTGGGCGATGGAGATGGTAAAAGCAAGCTAGAGCAATTGGCGATGCAAGCAGGTGCGAACCGAGTGATCTTTACAGGGCGTGTTTTGCGAGAGGAAGTTCCGAAATATATGTCGGCTATGGACTTGGCAAGCTTACCTCAAAGCATCGACCAAGTAGGGAGCTTTCGCTACACGACTAAGGTTAGCGAATACTTAGCTGCGGCATTACCTATTGTGATGGGAAAGACGCCAATGTCTTATGATCTGAATGGAGATTGGATCTATCGGATTCAAGGGAATAAGCCGTGGGAACCCGCGTATATTGCCGCATTGGGAGAGCTACTGGAGCAGATTACGCTAGAGGACATTCAGCAAAGACGGCATAAAGTGCCTAAGCACTCCCCAGTGTTCAACAAAGAGGTTCAGATTCATAACGTGAGTGATTTTATACAGGATATATTACTCGAAGTGAAGCGATAA
- a CDS encoding glycosyltransferase family 4 protein produces MRIAWIGPMPNNDGGAKGVGRMILLELAKQGIEVDCYFPGKPADLPKELVREEKLKIYCQPSNWEWNRWYSRSNFMKFLTGQLANLKCEVKLAKLLVEQHQRNPYDLVYQFSHIEIHALKKYKKKLPPIVIHPSVHAAGELRWHRKEAHLSRQSEPLFKQIAVRLLLMTRSYVQRRHIRVANHVLSLSENFAKEMTQDYRLSPMKKMYYVPNPIDLERYHPNPNAIKYDADGRMTFLFVSRIAVRKGVEMMVELSHRLSDMKDQIHILIVGNHSLWSDYRGLLRQLNTDVGTYVGKLTGNKMNSIYHAVDALIQPSHYEPFGLTVGEALASGRPVIASDKVGAAEGVDERCCRTFTAGDMDQLEQCVRKLYADLNSTQAIEIATLARSEAVRLYSNPVVVSHLVSILHEIAGASEVACARE; encoded by the coding sequence ATGAGGATTGCTTGGATTGGCCCGATGCCGAATAACGATGGTGGGGCTAAGGGTGTAGGAAGAATGATTTTGCTCGAGCTTGCCAAACAGGGTATAGAAGTCGATTGCTATTTTCCTGGGAAGCCTGCGGACTTGCCGAAGGAGCTCGTTCGTGAGGAGAAGCTTAAGATTTATTGCCAGCCTTCGAATTGGGAATGGAACCGCTGGTATAGTCGAAGCAACTTCATGAAGTTTCTAACCGGACAGTTGGCGAATTTAAAGTGTGAGGTAAAGCTTGCGAAGCTGCTTGTAGAACAGCATCAGCGCAACCCCTATGACCTGGTGTATCAGTTTTCTCATATCGAAATTCATGCGTTGAAAAAGTATAAAAAGAAGCTTCCTCCCATTGTCATCCATCCGAGTGTACACGCAGCAGGAGAGCTAAGATGGCATCGTAAAGAAGCACATCTATCTCGCCAATCAGAGCCATTGTTTAAGCAAATCGCTGTTCGATTGTTGCTCATGACACGCTCGTACGTGCAGCGTCGACATATTCGAGTGGCCAATCATGTGCTTAGCTTAAGCGAGAATTTCGCTAAAGAGATGACTCAAGATTATCGTCTCAGCCCAATGAAGAAAATGTATTACGTGCCTAATCCGATTGATCTTGAGCGCTATCATCCCAATCCCAATGCGATCAAATATGATGCGGATGGTCGAATGACATTTTTATTCGTATCTCGAATCGCGGTGCGTAAAGGGGTTGAGATGATGGTAGAGCTCTCCCATCGTTTAAGCGATATGAAGGATCAGATTCATATTCTGATCGTAGGCAATCATTCGTTATGGTCCGATTATCGGGGGCTGCTACGTCAATTGAATACAGATGTGGGAACCTATGTAGGCAAGCTGACAGGCAATAAGATGAACTCGATCTATCATGCAGTCGATGCGCTCATTCAGCCTAGTCATTATGAGCCGTTCGGTCTTACGGTTGGAGAAGCTTTAGCGAGCGGTCGTCCGGTAATCGCAAGTGACAAGGTCGGTGCTGCTGAAGGTGTAGATGAGCGTTGCTGTCGAACGTTCACAGCAGGTGATATGGATCAACTTGAACAATGCGTTCGTAAGCTCTACGCCGATTTGAACTCCACACAAGCCATTGAAATTGCAACGTTAGCTCGCTCGGAGGCTGTGCGCTTATATTCGAATCCGGTTGTCGTGTCTCATCTCGTCTCGATCTTGCATGAGATTGCCGGAGCTTCTGAAGTGGCATGTGCGCGTGAATAA
- a CDS encoding acyltransferase, translating into MMKDRIKQLDSVRGLASLSVLLNHMYLATPIIPIVLWQSPFRILINGRGAVLLFFVLSGFVLSIPYFNGKQPTFFIYVVKRIFRIYIPYLFAISAAIIACALFASESTFTEGWVSDFWNVKPDLASVIDHLSLIGNIHTDYFNTVIWSLVHEMRISLLFPFILMVVGRLTFGLNLIICILLTIVAGLNDLLLLQPSYGFHTSYFDTLHYLSMFIMGALLYKHKLEIANLYKQLSMRMKWIILGCALLLYSYSAAIDRFFNFAYNNKIADYGITLAALTFVIFAIHSTTLSKLLLHKKILFLGKISYSLYLYHLTVLLSAMFVLDGLIPVWLIQLIVFVLAIVLAYVTWYLIENNAIKLGYFLTRNRSSNAHHSNQIANHKIQGDLQ; encoded by the coding sequence ATGATGAAAGACCGGATCAAACAGTTGGATTCTGTTAGAGGATTAGCATCTTTGTCGGTATTGCTCAATCATATGTATTTAGCGACTCCGATCATACCAATTGTTCTCTGGCAATCGCCATTTCGAATATTGATCAATGGGCGCGGTGCTGTACTTTTATTTTTCGTTCTGAGTGGGTTTGTTTTATCGATTCCTTATTTTAACGGAAAGCAGCCCACCTTCTTCATCTATGTTGTAAAACGGATCTTTCGAATCTATATCCCTTACTTGTTTGCTATTTCCGCAGCGATTATCGCTTGTGCATTATTTGCTAGTGAGTCAACGTTCACTGAAGGGTGGGTTAGCGACTTCTGGAATGTGAAACCAGATCTTGCGTCTGTTATTGACCACCTCAGCTTGATCGGCAACATTCACACCGATTACTTCAATACAGTAATTTGGTCGCTTGTACATGAGATGAGAATCTCGTTGCTCTTTCCATTTATCTTAATGGTTGTGGGGCGACTTACTTTCGGATTGAATCTTATCATCTGCATACTGCTTACGATTGTTGCAGGACTTAACGATCTATTGTTACTGCAGCCTAGCTATGGGTTCCACACAAGCTATTTTGATACGTTGCACTATTTATCCATGTTTATTATGGGCGCCTTGCTTTATAAGCATAAGCTTGAAATTGCTAATCTCTATAAGCAACTATCGATGCGTATGAAATGGATCATACTCGGTTGCGCTCTTTTACTGTATAGCTACTCGGCAGCTATCGATCGGTTTTTCAACTTCGCTTATAACAACAAAATCGCAGACTACGGCATTACATTAGCGGCGCTTACGTTCGTCATTTTTGCGATTCATTCAACGACGCTATCCAAGCTTCTTCTACATAAGAAAATTCTTTTCCTAGGGAAAATTTCGTATAGTCTCTACCTCTATCACCTGACTGTGTTGCTTAGTGCAATGTTTGTTCTTGATGGCTTGATTCCGGTATGGCTCATACAGCTTATCGTGTTCGTGCTCGCAATTGTGCTGGCTTATGTGACATGGTACTTGATCGAGAACAACGCGATTAAGCTGGGCTACTTCCTTACACGCAATCGGAGCAGCAACGCACACCATTCTAATCAGATCGCTAATCATAAAATACAAGGAGACTTACAATGA
- a CDS encoding glycosyltransferase family 4 protein, translated as MKILASGMEWAEHRPGGLNHYFADYLKAMVEYGHVVEGHLSLEHKPHQAPSYIQDISAGSKKLGAIQRVRSFQASIKRRTPDFKPDVFNPHFGLYASMVTRKAIPNNVPIVTHFHGPWAQESLVEDRSGSLLKLLKYKCKHKIELETYHRSDGFIVLSDYFGELLAREYNISPERIHRVPGAADVTRFRPAENRVALREELGIREDQTLLFCARRLVRRMGIDRLIMAMSQVIAAHPNTILCIAGQGAMREELEQLIAQRQLQASVKLLGRVSDEALVKWYQAADLSIVPTITLEGFGLVTTESLACGTPVLGTPYGGTKEILEPLSPELLFKDGSSIAIASKLISVLRGDCQLPTREQCNSYVLERYTWKQASQSITAIFEQAIEQRKEVTQYESSLL; from the coding sequence ATGAAGATTCTTGCAAGTGGCATGGAATGGGCGGAGCACCGACCAGGGGGGCTTAACCATTACTTCGCAGATTATTTGAAGGCGATGGTAGAGTACGGGCATGTTGTTGAGGGTCATCTCTCGTTAGAGCATAAGCCACATCAAGCTCCATCTTATATCCAAGATATTAGCGCAGGGAGCAAGAAGCTAGGCGCGATACAGCGTGTGAGGTCGTTTCAAGCTTCGATCAAGCGTAGGACACCGGATTTCAAACCGGATGTATTCAACCCTCACTTTGGGCTATATGCTTCGATGGTTACACGTAAAGCGATACCTAACAATGTGCCGATTGTGACACATTTTCATGGACCGTGGGCGCAAGAGTCATTAGTAGAGGATCGAAGTGGCTCATTGTTGAAGCTACTGAAATACAAGTGCAAGCACAAGATTGAGCTTGAGACGTATCACCGCTCCGATGGCTTCATCGTGCTTAGCGACTATTTCGGGGAGCTGTTAGCGCGTGAATACAACATCTCACCTGAACGCATTCACCGCGTTCCAGGTGCTGCGGATGTGACGAGGTTTCGTCCAGCGGAAAATCGAGTAGCCCTTCGTGAGGAGTTAGGTATTCGCGAAGACCAGACACTGCTGTTCTGTGCACGCAGGTTAGTGCGCCGAATGGGGATTGATCGGTTAATTATGGCGATGTCGCAAGTGATTGCCGCGCATCCTAATACGATTCTGTGCATTGCGGGACAAGGAGCAATGCGCGAAGAGCTAGAGCAGTTAATCGCTCAGCGTCAATTGCAAGCTTCAGTGAAGCTACTAGGCAGAGTCTCAGACGAAGCACTCGTGAAATGGTATCAGGCAGCGGATCTGAGTATTGTACCCACGATAACGCTGGAAGGATTCGGGTTAGTGACAACAGAGTCGCTCGCGTGTGGGACGCCTGTACTGGGTACACCGTATGGAGGAACGAAAGAGATACTAGAGCCACTATCACCCGAGCTCCTATTCAAAGACGGATCATCTATCGCAATTGCAAGTAAGTTAATTTCCGTGTTGCGAGGCGATTGTCAACTACCGACAAGAGAGCAGTGCAATAGTTACGTGCTAGAGCGTTATACGTGGAAGCAAGCGAGTCAATCAATAACTGCGATTTTCGAGCAAGCGATTGAACAGCGGAAGGAAGTAACTCAATATGAGAGTAGCCTTTTATAA
- a CDS encoding glycosyltransferase family 2 protein yields MNTSLDIPLFQFTVCICTRNRPEDLVRALRSIQHSVFQVHEVIVSDDSTDDRTEQVIHADFPEVKYIRGPKMGLSANRNHAIRAVTGTHLLFIDDDVILSFDFFLQIVNMYRRHEANYGNQIIITGLENKNGVIIFPHDQTFLGFQNRPYGTGEPLHTLVINSSVFPLAVFQHMKFDEQLVYGYEEVDLATRAVRGGYPILLTKDAINMHYPSEINRDYYKPHLVTSRLYVTFKRYFFTERKRLKALSFFVIATGHTLLHAIKTEGKQGVIRACKAISNSLKYMRVYLKERRA; encoded by the coding sequence ATGAATACGTCGCTGGACATTCCACTCTTTCAGTTTACAGTATGCATATGTACGAGAAACCGTCCGGAAGATCTGGTGAGAGCACTTCGCTCGATTCAACATTCTGTGTTCCAGGTTCATGAAGTCATTGTCTCGGATGACAGCACCGATGATCGAACGGAACAGGTCATACATGCTGATTTTCCTGAAGTGAAATATATAAGAGGACCGAAAATGGGGTTGTCTGCGAATCGTAATCATGCAATTCGTGCGGTAACTGGGACGCATCTGCTTTTCATAGATGATGATGTCATTCTATCCTTTGATTTCTTTCTTCAGATCGTGAACATGTATCGTAGACATGAAGCGAACTATGGTAATCAGATCATTATTACAGGGTTGGAAAATAAGAATGGTGTGATCATCTTTCCTCATGATCAGACGTTTCTTGGCTTTCAAAACCGACCCTATGGAACAGGAGAACCACTTCATACGCTAGTCATTAATAGTAGCGTCTTTCCATTAGCTGTATTTCAGCACATGAAATTCGATGAGCAGCTTGTTTATGGCTATGAAGAAGTAGATTTAGCAACACGCGCTGTAAGAGGCGGATATCCGATTCTACTAACGAAGGATGCTATCAATATGCATTATCCGTCTGAAATCAATCGGGACTACTATAAACCACACCTAGTGACCTCCAGATTATATGTGACGTTCAAACGATACTTTTTTACGGAGAGAAAGCGGCTTAAGGCGCTTTCTTTTTTTGTGATTGCTACGGGTCACACTTTGCTCCACGCGATAAAGACAGAGGGGAAGCAGGGAGTGATTCGAGCCTGTAAAGCCATTTCCAATTCACTCAAATATATGCGTGTTTATCTCAAAGAACGAAGAGCTTAA
- a CDS encoding glycosyltransferase family 2 protein: MMVRPTISVIVATYNAQHDIERAIHSVLAQTYSEFELIVVDDCSSDQTVSVVKRISDDRIKCYLNSSNDGPSYSRNRAIGLAQGKWIAILDADDWWDPQRLEVLLDTALEHQVQIVCDNLHLIRDGEDKPFTSYLQSRESVIGTIPDGYLVDALKMIQEDYGYLKPFISSDFVRDKQVSYAGEQRVGEDFRFLLECLLAGGQMVIITTPYYYYTIRMGSLSNQSNAGKLFQVQLRQIDQLTLRYRDRSDVVVALAKYRLKKQAALTHQQFRQELQEGKLIQSFVRMTREPRLIRSLLRVLYYKVMRKTNKQVGLK; encoded by the coding sequence ATGATGGTGAGACCGACAATCTCGGTCATCGTTGCGACATATAATGCGCAACACGATATTGAGCGTGCGATCCACAGTGTGCTTGCACAGACCTATTCTGAATTCGAATTAATTGTTGTCGATGACTGCTCGTCCGATCAGACAGTGAGTGTCGTTAAACGAATATCGGATGACAGAATCAAGTGTTATCTCAATTCGAGCAACGACGGACCGTCGTATTCACGCAATCGAGCAATTGGGCTTGCACAAGGAAAGTGGATTGCGATATTAGATGCGGATGATTGGTGGGACCCGCAACGTCTCGAAGTGCTTTTGGATACTGCGCTGGAGCATCAAGTACAGATTGTATGCGACAATTTGCATCTTATTCGTGACGGAGAAGACAAACCTTTCACATCTTATTTACAGTCGAGAGAAAGCGTGATTGGCACCATTCCTGATGGTTATCTTGTAGATGCTTTGAAGATGATCCAAGAAGATTACGGCTACTTGAAGCCGTTCATCTCTTCTGACTTTGTTCGCGACAAGCAGGTATCGTATGCGGGAGAGCAACGTGTCGGAGAGGATTTTCGGTTTCTACTAGAATGCTTGCTTGCTGGTGGGCAAATGGTGATCATAACAACTCCCTATTATTATTACACTATTCGGATGGGATCGTTATCGAATCAATCGAACGCAGGGAAGCTGTTTCAAGTTCAACTGCGACAGATCGATCAGCTCACTTTACGGTATCGTGACAGAAGTGATGTTGTTGTAGCACTTGCCAAGTATAGACTCAAGAAACAAGCAGCGTTGACGCACCAGCAATTTCGGCAGGAGCTGCAGGAGGGGAAGCTGATTCAATCATTCGTACGAATGACAAGAGAGCCGCGTCTTATTCGCTCTCTCTTGAGAGTGCTCTACTACAAAGTAATGAGGAAAACGAACAAACAGGTGGGATTGAAATGA
- a CDS encoding glycosyltransferase family 1 protein, with translation MKRVLLYGESAKNGTGIARYVQTIAKGIQQSEPCFDYQVAVRNFHSIPNLDRIRVAYRTNRLKGKLQHFVRKLTTGDELLFGRSDVVHEPNYNLCKVSRGTKVILTVHDVGWRIDATPYGLTEQFISEAEQAIKRSSIIITPSQSVKNDLVRLFGINEDHIHVIYHGVDAFFFQRDTPIAHRAMPERYWLFVGTALSRKNLERVIGAIAMMHLKLPLILTGERTPYGDHLARQAKAVGVEVMFFNRASDAELRLLYRRSTGLIYPSLWEGFGLPLIEAAAAGTIVITSDNTAMKEIAADYALLVNPTNVKEIAMAMQYVLEMDQQDRQTRIVKGKEIVKSYTWERSIQSHIRLYEML, from the coding sequence ATGAAACGCGTTTTATTGTATGGGGAAAGTGCGAAGAATGGGACTGGAATAGCACGTTATGTCCAGACGATTGCAAAAGGTATACAGCAAAGCGAGCCCTGCTTCGACTATCAGGTTGCAGTTAGAAACTTTCATTCGATTCCGAACCTAGACCGGATACGCGTTGCTTATCGAACGAACCGGCTGAAAGGAAAGCTGCAACATTTCGTGCGCAAGCTCACAACCGGAGATGAACTGCTATTTGGCCGGTCGGATGTCGTACATGAGCCGAATTATAATTTGTGTAAAGTCAGTAGAGGCACCAAGGTGATACTGACAGTGCATGACGTAGGCTGGAGAATTGATGCGACGCCGTATGGCTTGACGGAGCAATTCATTTCTGAAGCTGAGCAAGCGATCAAACGCAGCTCGATCATTATTACCCCTTCTCAAAGTGTAAAAAATGATCTCGTCCGCTTATTCGGGATAAACGAGGACCATATCCATGTCATCTATCACGGTGTTGACGCGTTCTTCTTTCAACGAGATACACCAATCGCGCATCGTGCAATGCCCGAGAGATATTGGCTATTCGTAGGCACAGCACTGTCTAGGAAAAATCTAGAACGAGTGATCGGGGCAATCGCAATGATGCACCTCAAGCTGCCACTCATTCTAACGGGCGAAAGAACTCCCTATGGGGATCACTTAGCGAGACAAGCTAAAGCGGTCGGTGTTGAAGTAATGTTCTTCAATCGCGCATCAGATGCGGAGTTAAGGCTACTGTATAGAAGAAGCACCGGTTTAATTTACCCTTCTCTCTGGGAAGGCTTCGGCCTACCCTTAATTGAAGCGGCTGCGGCCGGGACTATAGTTATCACTTCGGATAATACAGCAATGAAAGAAATTGCGGCTGACTACGCGCTCTTAGTTAACCCTACGAATGTCAAAGAAATCGCAATGGCCATGCAATATGTTTTGGAGATGGATCAGCAAGATCGACAAACGCGAATCGTTAAAGGCAAGGAGATTGTAAAATCGTATACGTGGGAGCGGTCGATTCAATCCCATATAAGACTGTACGAGATGTTATAA